From a region of the Constantimarinum furrinae genome:
- a CDS encoding RDD family protein, translating to MDNFQIETAQNVNIVQNVAGVGDRILAYLIDLLILIIYVVIVSVILAWTELSPDLSFLVIMTIGLPILLYHLLWEMFWNGQSPGKAVLKIRVVKLDGSKPAFSNYLLRWLLRIIDVSITSGALALVTILMNGRGQRLGDMAATTTVISEKKTISFSQTILADIPEDYQPLYPQVTIFTDLEIQTIKNVFTDAKYNGNHNVILKLSERLSNVMEVTYEGTPIQFVDRVIKDYNYYTQNM from the coding sequence ATGGATAATTTTCAAATAGAAACTGCTCAAAATGTCAACATTGTTCAAAATGTTGCGGGGGTAGGAGATCGAATTTTAGCATACCTCATCGACCTTCTTATTCTCATCATTTATGTGGTGATTGTTTCTGTAATTCTTGCTTGGACAGAACTGAGTCCCGACCTCAGTTTTTTAGTGATCATGACCATCGGATTGCCTATTTTACTGTATCATTTGCTATGGGAAATGTTTTGGAACGGACAGAGTCCGGGAAAGGCAGTACTAAAGATCCGGGTAGTAAAACTGGACGGGTCAAAACCGGCATTTTCGAATTATCTACTTCGTTGGCTGTTAAGGATCATCGATGTTAGTATTACAAGCGGAGCCTTAGCTTTGGTCACCATCTTAATGAACGGAAGGGGTCAGCGTTTAGGCGATATGGCGGCAACAACTACAGTGATCTCTGAAAAGAAGACCATTAGTTTTTCGCAAACGATATTAGCCGATATTCCCGAAGACTACCAACCCCTATATCCTCAGGTCACCATTTTTACGGATCTCGAAATACAAACGATTAAAAATGTCTTTACCGATGCCAAGTACAATGGCAACCACAATGTTATCCTGAAGCTTTCCGAAAGACTCTCCAATGTAATGGAGGTTACTTATGAAGGCACACCCATTCAATTTGTTGACAGAGTGATAAAAGACTATAACTATTATACCCAAAACATGTGA
- a CDS encoding trimeric intracellular cation channel family protein produces the protein MSLFLIIDILGTISFSISGVLTALKKRMDPFGILIIAFVTAVGGGTLRDVLIDFPITWMRNLTFVYVIVGASVFAVIFRKKLGYIRRSLFLFDTIGIALYTIVGVEKGISADFPPIICIALGTMSAVFGGVIRDILCNEIPIIFRKEIYATACILGGVTYFLLLKTSLSENFVVIISGSVVITVRLLAVYFKLSLPTIYNKRELTEGPQP, from the coding sequence GTGAGCCTTTTTCTAATCATCGATATCTTGGGAACTATTTCCTTTTCTATTTCAGGTGTGTTAACCGCACTTAAAAAGCGAATGGATCCCTTCGGAATTCTAATTATTGCTTTTGTAACCGCAGTAGGCGGTGGTACGCTTCGCGATGTACTCATTGATTTTCCTATTACCTGGATGCGCAACCTAACTTTCGTTTACGTCATTGTTGGAGCCTCAGTTTTTGCAGTAATATTTAGAAAGAAACTGGGATATATTAGACGTTCTTTGTTTTTGTTCGATACGATCGGTATCGCGCTTTATACCATCGTTGGAGTAGAGAAGGGGATCTCTGCCGATTTTCCGCCTATCATTTGTATTGCTCTGGGTACCATGTCGGCGGTATTTGGAGGGGTAATACGTGATATACTTTGTAATGAGATACCCATTATTTTCAGGAAGGAAATTTACGCCACCGCATGCATCTTGGGAGGAGTGACCTATTTCTTACTACTGAAAACTTCGCTTTCGGAGAATTTTGTGGTTATAATTTCAGGATCGGTAGTAATTACTGTAAGACTTTTAGCCGTTTACTTTAAATTGTCATTACCTACCATTTACAATAAGCGGGAACTTACTGAAGGACCTCAGCCTTGA
- a CDS encoding peptidylprolyl isomerase, with protein MKYLLYLSVGLIFFFTSCEDKKNTSAVPSEVTSEAEKNSEEKNDISEEKASAKQKRTYPEITNQNMVEFLTKYGAENPETEVLVSTQHGDIEIELYRDTPLHRANFIYLVKQKYFDGSFFHRVVPNFIIQGGNSDNVKTTKKRAAIGNAYLLPAELENGRKHSYGTVSGAKEYRENPDNRTAPFEFFIFLGPQSSTGHLNGNYTIFGKVTKGMDVVEKIANLPADEGDWPLQNVYIKAEVLQ; from the coding sequence ATGAAGTATCTGCTATATCTGTCTGTAGGCCTTATATTCTTTTTTACAAGCTGTGAAGATAAGAAAAACACTTCAGCAGTACCTTCTGAAGTCACTTCGGAAGCGGAAAAAAATTCAGAGGAAAAGAACGATATTTCTGAAGAAAAAGCTAGTGCAAAGCAGAAGAGAACCTACCCGGAGATCACCAATCAAAATATGGTGGAATTCCTCACCAAATACGGAGCCGAAAATCCTGAAACCGAAGTCCTTGTATCTACTCAACACGGCGACATAGAAATAGAACTCTACAGAGATACTCCCTTGCATCGGGCAAACTTTATATATTTAGTAAAGCAAAAGTATTTCGATGGCAGTTTCTTTCACCGAGTAGTTCCCAATTTTATCATTCAGGGAGGTAACAGCGACAATGTAAAAACAACTAAAAAAAGAGCTGCAATTGGCAATGCTTATTTGCTGCCTGCGGAACTCGAGAACGGCAGAAAACATAGCTACGGGACCGTGAGCGGGGCCAAGGAATACCGTGAAAATCCCGATAATCGTACGGCTCCTTTCGAATTCTTTATATTTCTAGGTCCTCAATCATCTACCGGACATCTTAATGGAAATTATACCATCTTCGGGAAAGTGACCAAGGGAATGGATGTGGTTGAAAAAATAGCGAATCTTCCGGCCGACGAGGGTGACTGGCCCCTTCAAAATGTATATATCAAGGCTGAGGTCCTTCAGTAA
- a CDS encoding NUDIX hydrolase has translation MELPGEAVQLKMAPVERLLELKRLAKKQKTARHAGVMVLFYPSTHNETHLILILRKTYKGVHSAQVGFPGGKLEDTDESLEDAALRETEEEVAVSRERISVLKKLTEIYIPPSNFFVQPYLGITNETPHFVPQEDEVEALIEVPLSHFMDDSILITETLSTSYATEIEVPAYLLNDHVVWGATAMMLSEVRALLNDVL, from the coding sequence ATGGAACTTCCAGGGGAGGCCGTTCAATTAAAAATGGCCCCGGTGGAACGCCTGCTAGAACTAAAAAGACTTGCCAAAAAGCAGAAGACCGCACGGCACGCCGGCGTCATGGTGTTGTTTTATCCTTCAACACATAATGAAACACATCTCATCCTTATACTGCGTAAAACCTATAAAGGTGTACATTCGGCTCAGGTAGGGTTTCCGGGCGGGAAACTGGAAGATACAGACGAATCGCTAGAAGATGCCGCTTTAAGGGAAACAGAAGAGGAGGTGGCAGTATCCCGCGAGAGAATTTCAGTGTTAAAAAAGCTAACGGAGATCTATATCCCACCCAGCAATTTCTTTGTTCAACCATATCTGGGAATCACCAATGAAACACCTCATTTCGTACCTCAGGAAGATGAGGTAGAAGCATTGATAGAAGTTCCGCTTTCTCACTTTATGGACGACTCTATTTTAATTACCGAAACGCTTTCCACTTCTTATGCAACAGAGATCGAGGTTCCTGCATATTTACTCAATGATCATGTGGTGTGGGGGGCTACTGCTATGATGCTTAGTGAAGTACGAGCCCTTTTAAACGATGTGTTGTAA
- a CDS encoding lysophospholipid acyltransferase family protein, producing the protein MGLFKRNPFGHILFLKRWLIRILGALTHRRFKGFNRLEIEGSEIIKSLPDTNVLFVSNHQTYFADVVAMFHVFNASLSGRDDNIKNIGYLWKPKLNLYFVAARETMQSGLLPKILAYAGSVSIDRTWRAEGKEVNRQVKMSDVSNITKALNDGWVITFPQGTTKPWKPIRRGTAHIIKHNKPIVVPIVIDGFRRSFDKKGIRIKKRGILQSMEIKKPLDIDYENDSVKDIVEKLEYAIEQHPSFLKVIPQEEIQKEEELNKERQWRY; encoded by the coding sequence ATGGGGCTTTTTAAAAGAAATCCTTTTGGTCATATACTTTTTTTGAAACGCTGGTTGATTAGAATCTTGGGCGCTCTAACGCATCGAAGATTTAAAGGATTTAACCGTTTGGAGATCGAAGGGAGTGAGATCATTAAAAGCCTACCCGATACGAACGTGCTATTTGTTTCGAATCACCAGACCTATTTTGCCGATGTCGTGGCCATGTTTCATGTATTTAACGCCAGTTTAAGCGGGAGAGATGATAATATTAAAAACATCGGGTATTTGTGGAAACCCAAGCTCAATTTATATTTTGTCGCCGCCAGAGAAACTATGCAAAGCGGACTTCTTCCCAAGATTCTTGCCTATGCGGGATCTGTGAGTATCGATCGTACTTGGCGTGCAGAAGGTAAAGAAGTAAACCGGCAGGTAAAAATGAGCGATGTGAGCAATATCACCAAAGCACTTAACGATGGTTGGGTAATAACTTTTCCGCAGGGGACTACCAAGCCCTGGAAGCCCATTCGTCGTGGTACGGCTCATATCATTAAGCACAATAAGCCCATTGTCGTTCCTATAGTGATTGACGGTTTCCGTCGCTCGTTCGATAAAAAAGGAATCAGGATCAAAAAAAGAGGGATCTTACAGTCCATGGAGATCAAAAAACCATTGGACATCGATTATGAAAATGATTCGGTAAAGGATATCGTTGAAAAACTTGAATATGCTATCGAGCAGCATCCCTCATTTTTAAAAGTCATTCCGCAGGAAGAGATTCAGAAAGAGGAAGAACTCAACAAAGAACGTCAGTGGCGCTATTAA
- a CDS encoding RNA polymerase sigma factor — protein sequence MKKELEHSFVTQLEANQNIVHKICRLYTNNSDAHNDLFQEITIQLWKAFPKFRGDSKFSTWMYRVALNTAITLYRKSKRSIDTQDFESVSFKISAEAYDDTIEEQLKLMYNAVKTLNDIDKALVFLYLEDKNYREISETLGISEVNARVKMNRIKEKLRTILNP from the coding sequence TTGAAAAAAGAGCTCGAACATAGTTTTGTAACGCAACTCGAGGCAAACCAGAACATTGTACATAAGATCTGTAGATTATACACTAATAACAGTGACGCGCACAATGATCTGTTTCAGGAGATTACCATCCAGTTATGGAAGGCGTTTCCGAAGTTTAGAGGAGATTCCAAGTTTAGCACATGGATGTATCGTGTGGCGCTTAATACTGCCATTACCCTATACCGAAAGTCTAAACGGAGTATCGACACTCAGGATTTTGAATCGGTGAGTTTTAAGATCTCGGCTGAAGCTTATGACGATACTATAGAAGAACAATTAAAGTTGATGTACAATGCCGTTAAGACATTGAACGATATCGATAAAGCTTTGGTGTTTCTGTATCTGGAAGATAAAAACTACAGAGAAATTTCAGAAACACTTGGGATTTCGGAAGTTAACGCTAGAGTGAAAATGAACCGGATAAAAGAAAAATTAAGAACAATATTAAATCCGTAA
- a CDS encoding NAD(P)/FAD-dependent oxidoreductase gives MNIPDSQSPRFVIIGGGFGGISLVKKLYKLDVQIVLIDRHNYHTFQPLLYQVSTAGLEPDSIAYPLRKIFRKQTNFYFRMASVDRIDPNNKKLHTSIGSLTYDYLVIATGTKTNFFGNDSIRANSMPMKTVPQALNMRSLILQNIEKAELATTDEDRKRLLNFVIAGAGPTGVELAGALAEFRKGILENDYHELEEEEMHVHLLEGADRVLLPMSPVSSAKAEKHLRQLGVEVHLNTMVHNYDGTTVTTQDGKTFKTETFIWAAGVTGNPVPGIDGKALVVKVNRYKVDAYNRVEGFDNIFALGDVALMETEDFPNGHPQVAQPAIQQGKHLAKNIKLILKGKPMKKFSYFDKGTLATVGRNKAVADIWKMHFGGAIAWFIWMFVHLWFLVGFRNRIITFFNWTYNYINYDRAARLIIRPFKRK, from the coding sequence ATGAATATTCCCGATTCCCAATCACCTCGCTTTGTTATTATCGGCGGGGGTTTTGGAGGTATTTCGCTTGTTAAGAAACTCTATAAACTCGATGTTCAAATCGTATTAATCGACAGGCACAATTATCATACTTTTCAACCGCTGTTATATCAGGTATCCACTGCAGGTCTCGAACCCGATTCCATTGCCTATCCACTTCGGAAGATCTTTAGGAAGCAGACAAATTTTTACTTCAGAATGGCATCCGTAGACCGCATCGATCCAAACAATAAGAAACTACATACCTCAATTGGTTCGCTTACATACGATTATCTGGTAATTGCCACCGGTACGAAGACTAATTTCTTCGGAAACGACTCCATAAGAGCAAACAGTATGCCTATGAAAACCGTTCCGCAGGCTTTAAACATGCGAAGTCTCATTCTTCAGAATATTGAAAAGGCAGAACTCGCTACAACCGATGAAGATCGCAAACGATTACTTAATTTCGTGATCGCCGGAGCGGGTCCAACGGGTGTTGAACTTGCAGGAGCTTTAGCCGAATTCAGAAAAGGGATCCTGGAAAACGATTATCACGAACTCGAAGAAGAAGAAATGCACGTTCATCTACTCGAAGGAGCAGACAGAGTATTGCTCCCTATGAGTCCGGTTTCTTCTGCCAAAGCCGAAAAACACTTACGTCAGTTAGGTGTGGAAGTTCACCTAAACACCATGGTGCACAACTATGATGGCACTACGGTCACTACTCAAGATGGAAAAACCTTTAAGACGGAGACGTTTATATGGGCAGCCGGCGTTACGGGAAATCCGGTTCCGGGAATCGATGGCAAGGCCTTGGTGGTTAAAGTAAACCGTTATAAAGTGGATGCATACAATCGAGTAGAAGGTTTTGACAATATATTCGCATTGGGGGATGTTGCATTGATGGAAACCGAAGATTTCCCAAATGGGCATCCACAGGTGGCACAGCCTGCCATTCAGCAAGGGAAACATTTGGCAAAAAATATCAAATTGATATTAAAGGGAAAACCGATGAAGAAGTTTTCCTATTTCGATAAGGGAACACTAGCTACTGTTGGACGAAACAAGGCGGTAGCCGATATTTGGAAAATGCATTTCGGTGGTGCGATCGCCTGGTTTATATGGATGTTCGTCCACCTATGGTTTTTGGTAGGATTCAGAAACCGAATCATTACCTTTTTCAACTGGACCTACAATTATATCAATTACGACCGGGCAGCCCGGTTAATCATTAGACCTTTTAAGCGTAAATAA
- a CDS encoding adenylate/guanylate cyclase domain-containing protein: MKKPRFRRYTNRQLWFYARRAFWVLFSYVLIANALFFYEYFTLVSNGVLSSTFDFKQAFTANLIVGVSAGLIGGLITVNLMEKWLRVYPFGRALLFITITYIAAALMVSTIGALYYYSEKLGMPFYSDPVLFDVYQFFGTWLFLKNFIVWLFVVVVTLIIFMVNDKYGPGVFPDYLMGRYFMPKHERRIFMFADIKNATGIAETLGEEKYFNFLKDFFRDIAPAIVQTRGEVYQYVGDEIVVSWKMKHGLKNGNAVQCYYSMKKIIKYKKRRYIRKYDTYPEFKVGFHFGSVMVGEIGQIKRDIAFSGDVLNTTSRIQAMCNELNVEILASQKFADIAYKLPKGVTRHDMGDELLKGKKEEIGLVTFRNKN, encoded by the coding sequence TTGAAAAAACCCAGATTTAGACGGTATACAAACCGGCAATTATGGTTTTATGCCCGAAGAGCATTTTGGGTACTATTCTCCTATGTCCTTATCGCTAATGCATTGTTCTTTTACGAGTATTTTACATTAGTTAGCAATGGAGTACTAAGTTCAACATTCGACTTTAAACAGGCATTTACCGCTAATCTCATCGTGGGGGTCTCTGCGGGACTTATAGGAGGGCTTATTACGGTTAATCTTATGGAAAAGTGGCTACGTGTGTACCCATTTGGCAGAGCATTACTTTTTATTACGATCACCTATATCGCCGCTGCCTTAATGGTTAGTACCATAGGTGCGCTTTATTATTACAGCGAAAAACTGGGAATGCCTTTTTATTCAGATCCCGTTTTATTCGATGTCTATCAGTTCTTCGGAACCTGGCTATTTCTGAAAAATTTTATTGTCTGGCTTTTTGTAGTAGTGGTTACCCTAATCATTTTTATGGTGAACGATAAATACGGCCCCGGGGTATTTCCCGACTATCTTATGGGGCGTTATTTTATGCCGAAGCACGAGCGCAGAATCTTTATGTTTGCCGACATAAAGAACGCTACCGGTATTGCAGAAACACTTGGTGAAGAAAAATATTTTAATTTTCTGAAGGATTTTTTCAGGGACATCGCTCCGGCAATAGTTCAAACCCGTGGAGAAGTCTATCAGTATGTAGGAGATGAAATTGTGGTGTCATGGAAAATGAAACACGGTTTAAAGAACGGGAACGCAGTGCAATGTTATTACAGCATGAAAAAGATCATCAAATATAAAAAGAGACGGTATATCCGTAAATATGATACCTACCCGGAGTTTAAGGTTGGATTTCATTTCGGTTCTGTGATGGTAGGTGAGATCGGTCAGATAAAAAGAGATATCGCATTTTCGGGAGATGTTTTAAATACCACCTCAAGAATTCAGGCCATGTGCAATGAGCTGAATGTGGAAATACTCGCTTCACAAAAATTTGCAGACATCGCCTATAAGCTACCCAAGGGCGTTACCAGACACGATATGGGCGACGAACTTTTAAAGGGCAAGAAAGAAGAAATAGGTCTGGTTACATTTCGGAACAAAAATTGA
- a CDS encoding YdeI/OmpD-associated family protein, with protein MKDSEKVSAYIKKHSKWSSQLAVFRSIFLKTELLEEIKWGSPTYTLNGKLVAGMAAFKNHYALWFHQGVFLKDTQNKLVNAQEGTTKALRQWRFEDGDKIDKELVYDYIQEAISNCIAGKEIKPERKQDVTIPTFLNDALKRNTGFSEAFKKLTPGKQREYAGYIAEAKREATKQSRLEKIIPMVQEGKGLHDKYKNC; from the coding sequence ATGAAGGATTCTGAAAAAGTAAGTGCCTACATTAAAAAGCACAGCAAATGGAGCTCGCAACTGGCTGTATTTCGCAGTATTTTTTTAAAGACCGAACTCCTGGAAGAAATCAAATGGGGTAGTCCTACCTATACGCTGAATGGAAAATTGGTTGCCGGAATGGCAGCCTTTAAGAATCACTACGCCCTTTGGTTTCATCAGGGTGTGTTCTTAAAAGACACACAGAACAAATTGGTGAATGCACAGGAAGGAACTACAAAAGCTTTGCGTCAATGGCGATTTGAAGATGGGGACAAAATAGATAAAGAGTTGGTTTATGATTATATCCAAGAGGCCATTTCAAATTGTATCGCGGGAAAAGAAATAAAACCGGAACGTAAACAAGATGTGACGATCCCAACCTTTTTAAATGATGCGTTAAAGCGGAATACGGGGTTTTCGGAAGCATTTAAAAAATTAACTCCCGGAAAACAACGAGAATATGCAGGATATATAGCCGAGGCAAAAAGAGAAGCTACCAAACAAAGCAGATTAGAAAAAATCATTCCCATGGTACAGGAAGGCAAAGGACTTCACGATAAATATAAAAATTGCTAG
- a CDS encoding DUF1028 domain-containing protein: MKLFYSFVLTCVFTFSGAAQDTFSIIAVDPMTGEVGSAGASCVNGVGAAGIIDIITDIIPGRGGVNSQAYVCVPNINLQNAIARMDMGDSPSEVIDWLINNDACSSQGFNPEFRQYGVADFDMSGNPRTAGFTGSMADDYKEDRQGPTYSIQGNILLDQTVIDNMENNFNNTSGTLADKLMAAMQGANFPGADQRCLSAGTSSTTAYLLVFKADDDPNDPYLRLNVGQQPPGTEPITILQQLYDNFLTVPEHKISGKIKLFPNPVSDLLTLSVNDGLIIKNIEILDANGKILLNLSKMDKAETRFKIPVASLSNGIYFIKVKTSEGITTLKFVKR, encoded by the coding sequence ATGAAACTATTTTATTCATTCGTTTTAACTTGTGTATTTACTTTTTCAGGCGCGGCACAGGATACCTTTTCGATCATTGCGGTTGATCCTATGACCGGTGAAGTAGGCTCGGCGGGAGCTTCATGTGTGAACGGCGTAGGTGCTGCCGGCATCATTGACATTATTACCGATATCATTCCGGGACGGGGCGGTGTAAATTCCCAGGCCTATGTGTGTGTGCCAAATATCAATCTGCAAAATGCGATCGCTAGAATGGATATGGGAGATTCTCCTTCCGAAGTCATCGACTGGCTCATTAATAACGATGCCTGCAGCTCACAAGGATTTAATCCTGAATTCAGACAATACGGTGTGGCCGATTTCGATATGTCCGGAAATCCAAGAACAGCAGGATTTACAGGTAGTATGGCCGATGATTATAAGGAGGACCGGCAAGGCCCCACCTATAGCATTCAAGGAAATATATTGCTAGATCAAACCGTGATCGACAATATGGAGAATAACTTTAATAACACTTCCGGAACACTGGCCGATAAATTAATGGCGGCCATGCAGGGAGCGAATTTTCCGGGCGCCGATCAGCGTTGTTTGTCGGCCGGAACTTCATCAACTACTGCTTATCTGCTGGTTTTTAAAGCCGATGACGACCCTAATGACCCTTACTTGCGGTTGAATGTGGGGCAGCAACCTCCCGGTACAGAACCCATCACTATTTTGCAACAATTGTATGATAATTTTCTTACGGTTCCTGAACATAAAATTTCTGGCAAAATAAAGCTGTTTCCCAATCCGGTAAGCGACCTACTCACCCTGTCGGTCAATGATGGATTGATCATAAAAAACATTGAAATTTTGGACGCCAACGGAAAAATTTTGCTGAATCTTTCAAAAATGGATAAGGCCGAGACCAGATTTAAAATTCCGGTGGCCTCATTATCCAACGGAATTTATTTTATAAAAGTCAAGACTTCAGAAGGAATTACCACTCTCAAATTCGTAAAAAGATAA